One Candidatus Nitronauta litoralis genomic window, AACCGTCTGATCTATATTCTTGAACACCTCGGTTAACCAAAATCAAATCACCATCCAAAAGGGTGGGAGTCATTGAATCGCCATCAACTTTCACAAGTACAAGGCTTTTTGGATTCAATTCCCGGCTCGCAACCCAATCCCTTTTAAAAGAGAGATAGTCAACGATTTGCTCCGAATGGATCACGCTGCCATGCCCAGCGGAAACGCTAACGTCATACCGTGGGACCCTGATAAATTCAGATGATTCTCCAAGTTTGTAATTTTCTACACCCTCTTCAATTGCGTTCTGAGGGTCTTTCCCGGTGATTATCCACTCTGGACTGATACCGTATTTTTCGCCAATAACAAACGCCCACTTGGCAGGAAACATATCACGCTTTTTTGCACCATGCACACTTGACGGATGAATGCCCAAGGCCTCAGCCAGTTGGTTATATTTTGCAATAGGCGTTGCAGAAGTGACCCTCAACCAACACTCTTTAAACGTCATTTTATGGCCTTTGTTGCCCTCACACCTTTTCAAAGGAGGTGTGAGGCCTTTTTATTAAAAAACCTCACACCTTTTATATAAAGACTAAAGCCTTTATTTTTATATATTTACGGAATATTTTTTGCGTTTTCATATTTTTTTTGGTGTGAGGCTGTTTTTAATTGACAATAAATATGCTTTAGGCTATCTTTTTATTCGTTGCTTGACTTGATAAGCATTTTAACCCGACCCCCCACCCCCTTCAATATCTACTTTTGAAGCGAGTTCCGACAGGGGAATCAGGAAAAAAGCGGGAACGATGGCAGAACAATTTGATCTCTTCAATCAAAAAAACCTTAACCCTATCGACGGTCTAAAAGAAGCGATGCGGGTGGCGATAAAAACTTCCGGCCTTAGCCGGGATCAGGTTGCAGACCTTATGAATGAGCTCGCAGAAAAATACGGAGTCCCAAGCAAGGAGGGAAACTCAAAAGGCATTACGGTCGACATTATCGAAAAATGGATTGCTCCCTCCGCCACAAACCTGGTCTCCATAAAGTTGATTCCCATCTTTTGCGAGGCAACTAAAAGCGTCGCTCCAATTGAAGTGCTGGCACAGGCCATAGGGGGCCAACTGATAACGGGGGATGACATCACCCTGTTAAAGCTCGCCCAGGTAGAGCAAAAATCAAAAGAACTTCGGCACAGAAAAAGAATTCTTGAACTTCAACTCCAACAAAAATGAATCCCCAAAAAAAATACATCAAAGAAAAACGGGACGGTCTGCAAGTTTGGTTTCACCTCAAAAAACGCGGCTACAGCATGGCGGATGTTGGCCGCGCCACAGGCAAGACCAGGTCAGCGGTTCACCAGGTAATTTATGGAAAAAGAAACTCTAAAGAAATTCTTGATTTTATAGAGTCGATTGGCGTTCCAAAAAAACATCTGGGAGTAACAAGATGAACGCTTATCTAACTGCGGTGCAGCTTTCTTCTTTGTTGGGCATTGCAAAAAGAACGCTCCTCGCTCGATCAATCGAGGGCTCATGGCCTTACGAATTGCGTGATGGAAATGGAGGGAGAACTCGCTACTACAAACTCACAGACCTCCCCATTTCCGTCCAGTTGCAGATCAAGAAAGCCCAATCCTCCGGATGCGACGATCCGGACGCGCCAGGCGAGAGCCTCCCTGCGGTGGCGGCAACAAAAGAGCCAAGCCAGCTCGAACTCCTCCACGCCGCCGCAGGCGAGGCGCTCCTCCCTGAATGGGCAGAAAAAAAGGCCCGTGCCCGTTTCGACCTACTCCATCAATTCCACGAACACCGGGATCGAGCCAAGCCAAAGGGCGTTAAGAAAAAAGAAGCCGATCCGCAGTTCATAGCCATGTACAAAGCGGGTGCCTGGCCCCAATTAAAAGAAGAGCTGGGCGAGGTCTCCCTTAAAACAATTTTCGCATGGATGAAAATTTTAAAAGATGCCGGGAATGATTACCGCGCCCTCGCTCCTAAACACGGCCAGCATTTAAAAAAGAAATCACTCCTCACCCCGGAAGAAGAAAAAGAACTTTTTCTCCAACTGGAACACGAAAACAGAGTCCCTGTATCAGAAGCAATCCGCACCACAAAAGCAATCCTTCTTTCTAAGGGAATCGAATCGCCATCATCACCGGCGACCATGCGTCGTGCGGTGAACCGTTACAAACAATATGCATTCGATATGTGGGTACATCTCCGCGAAGGTGAAAAAGCATTCATCGATAAAGTGCTCCCCTACATTGTGAGGGATGATTCCAAACTGGAAGTGGGAGACGTCCTGGTTGGTGATGGTCATTACTGTAATTTTTTTGTGACGCACCCGTTCACCGGCAAGCAGGTGAGGCCGCTGTTAATCCTCTTTTACGACTGGCGTTCACGGTCAATGGCCGGTTGGGCGTTTTCGGTTACGGAAAATACCCAGGTAATCTCCGCAGCACTCCGCAACTCAATCATCGGGCTCGGAAAAATCCCGAAGGTCGTTTACATAGACAACGGAAAAGCCTTCCGCTCCAAATTTTTTACAGATGAAGTCTGTCCGGATTTTCATCAGTCTGGTCTCGGCGGCCTCTATCAACGCCTCGGGATCAAATGCGTATTTGCCCAACCCTACAACGCACGTGCAAAAGTAGTGGAGCGTTTTTTCAGAGACTTCGAAAAGTTTGAACGCTATATCCCAACATTTTGCGGATCATCCATCAAGGATAAACCAGCCTCCCTCATGAGAAATGAGCATCTCATGAAGAAGCTTAATAAACGAGCGCCGCTGGAGATCAGCCAGGTGAACCGGGCATTGCAAAGCTGGTGGAGTTTTGAGGCCAATCGTCCACATCCCACAATAAAAAACGCAACCAAGGCAGAAGTGTTTGAAGCAGGCCGGGGGAATGGTGTTGATCTCAATCAACTCCACTTCTTGATGATGGATGCCCAGGTAAAAAATTTAGGCCGCAACGGAATCCGAATGTTGAACGGGGACTACTGGAACGAAGCCTTATTCGGACTGCGTTGCAAAGTTACCGTTCGTTATGACTTCAATGACATTTCAAAAATATATGTATGGGATGAAGAGGGGGAATACCTGGGCATTGCCGAGCGACAAAAGGCCATGCACCCGATGGCCGCGCATCTGGGCACTGCAAAAGATGTTGCAGAGTTGAAGCACAAAACCAAGCAGATCAAGTCCATCAAAAAGCAAACGCAGGACCTGATTAAAAAAGCGCACGATCTTACCGGTCGCACCGCAAACGATATGCCGTGGAACAACATCATCGAGATTGCGCCGTCAACAGTCAATGCGGTTGAAAAATTCGAGAAACAAATCGAGGGCGAAAAGATAGCCGCGCAAATTCCGCAGATCACCAGTGATGAAATCGATCTTCTGCCAGAACCGGCGCCAGAGCCGGAACCGGAAAACGTAAGGCCATTGTTTGAAACCGAAGTCGAGCATTTCTGTTGGCTTCTGGAACGGGAGGAAATGAATGCCGATGATCGCGAATTTTTTGAAGAGTACAAAAAAACCGAGATGGGCAAAACCATCCTGCAGGGCCAGCCGGAACGCGCCAAAGGAGGAGCCAATGTTTAATTTTATTGGGAGGGTTTTTTCAGATCACGGAACGTTGGGTGTCCTTCGAGGGGCCAGAAGGAGCTTTCCCGATTTTCGATTTCTCGCCGGGCCTCGGCAGCCGCTCGAATCATGTTTCTGTAAGAAAGGCCCTCTTGGCATTTCTCTAAAACGGCGTAGAGCAGTTCCGCCGTTTCAATACCCATCTGAACCGAAGCAAAAACGAGGAGTAGCCTTTTCTCGCGATCATGTTTTAAAAGCATCTTCTTCTGGCGCGACGGGGTTGCGGAGGCAAAAACAGAAACCTCTTTATGATGCTCACGTCGCCATCGATACCATTCATTTACACCGAACGTGGAAAGCGCGTCAGGCACATCCGCGTATTCATCGGCTGTTAAAAGCCGCCACATCTCTGTGGCTAAGATTGCGCAATCGTGTGCGTATTTTTCAAGGGACATGCTGCCTCTGCGGTGGAATTAAAGAAGGCCCAAATTTATCACAGGTCGCCCCTTCGGGCAATGAGGGAGACACCAATGTTTAATCTAAAAAAACGTCTCACCGATCCGGGGTACTGGTTATACGCCGCCCTCATCTATCTGCTCTTTTCTGTCGGATTATTAGTCGTCACCTTTCTGGACGCAAAAGCCGCCGAGCTCACACCAGTTAAAGCCAATACCCAATGCGGAACCCTGAACCACGGCAACGGTCTGATCGAAAATTTGTATGACGAAAATCAGGACGGCACCCCGGACCGCTTCACACTGACAGGTCTGGATCGAACATCACAACCACGCCAGCACCCGCTCTTTTATGGGCAGGATGAAAATCAGGATGGTGAATGGACCGTGTGGATAGACAGAAAGGAAGACGGCATTAACGGGAATGAAGAAATTTATCAGCAATAAAAAAACCGCGCCAGAGGTAGACGGCCTCCAGCGCGGCAATTCCAAAAAAAGCAAACATAAAAAAGAACGTAACCAGGAGTCTACTTTATGAATCAGGAAATGGTCAACACCAAAAACGTTCAGGATTTTTACAAGGGTTTAGAAATCCTGAAAAAAGGAACCGCTGGGCGCAAGGGAATGATGCTGGTTTCTGGCAAGCCCGGTACCGGCAAAACCTTTGCCTGTCAACGGCATGCAGTCGACTCCGGCGCGGCCTACGTCCGCTGCCGATATGTGGACACCCCACGCAACCTGCTCCACTCAATCGTTGCTGAGCTCGGCGAGGAACCACGCGGGTTCACCGGCAAGCTGTTCACCCAGGCTAAAGAGCACCTGCTGGAAAAACCCAGGCTCCTCATCCTGGATGAAGTCGATTACCTCGTAGCCAACAAAGGCATGATCGAAATCGTGCGCGATCTGAATGATGAATCGAACGCACCCATCATCATCACCGGTATGGAGCACATCGGTAAAAAGCTCCAGCGCTTCCCGCACCTGTATGACCGCATTCGCGCCGAGGTTGTGTTCCAGCTTTTCGAACCAAAAGAAATCAAAACCATTGCCTCCAAAATCTGCACAGCAACTTTGGATGATAGTGCCATTCATTACATCCACGAAAAGAGCGGAGGCAAGCTCCGCCTCACGATGGACCTGTTTGACCTGGCCGAACGCCTCGCCAAACAAAACCGATTGAAAGAAATAACACAGGAGCACCTTAAGTCCTCTTTTGAAAAGAAAAGGGTTCGATCATGAAGTTCAACCAGGTAATCCAGGTTTTGATCGACAAGAAAACGCCCAGGATCACCCTGGCTGAACTGGCAGAGAAAACCGGCTTCACCGAAAAATATTGCAAGCGGGTGTTGAAGGAAGTCATGAATGCCGGTCTGGCCAGGTTCGATAATCGAGCGGAAAAAGAGTTCTATGTGATCGGCTCGCGCCAGAAGCTGAAAGGCTTATTAAAAACTCTTCAAAGGCCCAACAAAAACCGCGACAAAATCTGGCATGCCATTCGAATTTTAAAGCCGGTTTTTAATCGCAAGAGCTTAAGTGAGATTTCCAGCGTCAACCCGCACACAGTTGACGACTATTTAAAAGTACTCGCGCATCACAAAATCATAGTGAAAGTGGACCGTGGCAGGCACGGCACCAACTGGCAGCTTATTAAAGACCTCGGGCCGCAGCGTCCGGTCCTTTCCGAGAAACCCAAAAAGAAAGAAGGCGTTAAATGAAAATGCAATGCCAATGCAAAAACAAACATCCACTCCCCTGGTGGCGGCGGCTCATGAAGAAATTCGGATTCAAAAAGAAACCCAAAGTGATCGATGCCAAAGCACCCCGCCTCGATCTTGTTCATGGCGGATCACCACACATCATCGTTTCAGAATATTCGCAAAGGAATTTTCCATTATGAGCAAATCAAAAAAGAAACCCGTCATTATCAAAGACATCGCCCAGGCAGAAGAGGCGGTGAAGCGCCTGCATCAAATTGGCCTGAAACGGGAGTATTGGTCGCAAATGGAAGCGCGCGATATCCAGAAGGTGAAGGATAAATGGGATGCCAGAAGGGCAGAAGGCGATGAACCGGCACTCATAAAAGAGCAAAAAGAACTGGAGGCCGCGCTTGAAACCTATGCCGGGGCCAGCCGTGCAAAGTGGGATGCCAAAAGCCTGAAACTCCGGTACGGCACACTCTCTTTTCACGCCGGTCAACCGGCAGTAAAAACCATCCGAAGTATCGCGAAAAATTTTGAAGTCGCGTTAGCTCGGTTGATCGCACTCCCCTGGAGCAAGCCTTATATCCGCACGGTTCAAGAGATTAACAAAGACGCAATACTGGATAGTCGAAAGGTTTGGGAGAAAAAGCCCGGTGGTATGCCTTTATACGATTCCCAACTGAAGGAGGCTGGCTTGAAAGTGGTTCAGGAAGAAAAATTCAGAGTGACCACCACCGCAGAAAAAGAAATCCGGGAACGCCTGGAGGCGAGAAAACAATGATCCCTTGCCCAAAATGCTCAGAGGTCACCCCGCTGCGCGTTCATTTTCAGCCCAACAACAAAGAGCTGGAGCTCGGGCTCCATTGTCCAGGGTGCAAGGCGTTATTCATCTATGAACTGGATGAAATTCTAATCCAGAAGAACATGACTGAATACCCGTTGAGGAAAGACGATGAATCCAAAACAGATTGAACAGATGAATTTCAACGAAGGCGCGGTGTGGGACATGCTTCAGACCGCCCGAGGTAAATCCAATGCCATCAGCCGCGAAGCCCTGGCAGAAGCGCTCAACATCAGCGACAGGAAGATACGCGAAATCGTGGCCGCGCTCATTGTCGATTGGGGAACGATCATAATTTCTGATTACCGCTCAGGCGGGTATTACCTGCCATCCTGTGAATCCGAAATTGAAACCTATATCCACAACCTGCACAGTCACGGCGTGTCCATCCTGAAACGCGAAGCCGCCATCAAAAAGATAGACCTGGCAGAACTCCTGGCCGAATACCAGATGGAACTGCCGCTGGAGGTGTCCTGATGGGAATGGAAGTCCGGGTTTACCGCCCAAATAAAAACGGTGATTTGAAATTAAAAACGGTGATCACTCCAGATCAAATGTTCAAGTGCATGCTATCGCCGCAGGCCGCCGCCGAACTTAATTACAGGATTAAGGGCAACAAAAAAACAAAAAAAAGAACAAAGCCAGTTCAAACCGAACCGCGCCAATTCAAGTACGTGCATTTCAACCCTACAACCATAGGGAAACCCTGGAGAGCGCAAGGCCACAGGAAAGAAGAAATTAAAAAAAACGGAGCGCTTAGAACCGTTCATAAAACAATCAACTTGGGGGCTTTCACCACGCAATATGCTGCCGCTCAGGCTGTTGCCAATCATAAAGGCTGTAAAGTGGAGGATCTTCGCAAATGATCCTCCGTTGCCCAACCTGCGGCACCACCGCCTCTTTTGAGACCTGGGGAAATCAGGATGTGCAGGGATGCCTGAAATTGTTCTCCGAATTTCCAAAGCCCACGCCTCATAGCGCAGTGCATTACCTCACGTTATTCCGCCCGGCAAAAACAGTGCTCACGTGGAAGAAGGCCGGAAAGGTGCTTAAAGAACTTTTAGAAATGATCGATTCCAAAACAATCAAAATACCCGGTGAGCCCGAGATCGGCATCACCCCGGCCACCTGGGCAAAGGCGATGGACAGCATGGTCCTGAACGATTCCAAAATCAAACGACCACTCACGAATCATAACTACTTAAAGAAAGTAGCCTACAGCATGGCCGATGAAGTAGATCAAAATCCCCCTTGTAAAGGGGGAAAGCGAAGCCAGGGGGATTATTCCAATCAGCCGGAGCAAGAGGAGTCTGATCTGCCAACGCCGGACGATTATGATTTCTTTCAGCTTTGGATTGAAAAATGCGCCGATGAAATCCCCGCAGAATCCGTCTCAAAATACTTTCTGCCGCTGGAACTTGCCAAACTCACAGATATGGAAATGACCATCAAGGCACCCAACGATTTGATGCGGAAATTGCTCAACGCAAATTTTAAAGAGCAAATGGAAGACGCTATGAAAAAACTGGACGGTCCAGCCCGAACACTCCGCATCCTGGCCGATCCAAAAGGAGGCACACCATATGCTTAATATTTCTTTCGGATACACGTGGCATGCGGTTGTGATGGATGCCAAAACCTGCACCCTCCGGGATTGGAAAGACAGCCACGCTAAAAAGTTCATCAAAGGCAGTTTGGTGGCCGGTCTCACCAAAGGGTACTTCGCCAATGGCAAAAAGTTTGGAATCGTCCAGGTGAAAGATTGCTACCGGGTGAATACCTCAGAATTAGCAGATGAAGACTACGTCAATGAAGGTTTCGAGTTTTATGATCGCTACCCTTTCTTGATTCCACCGTGCTCCCCCTTCGCCAAATTTGAAAACCAGCAACAGGCCTTCGATGATTGGCGGGAGCAGGAACTCGATATGTGGCGGCTTGATTTCAATGTTTTTGAAATTGAACCCTCCATTTTGGTCGAAGTGATTGAAATGACCCGAAAAGGGGGACTCCTGAAATGACCCAGCTCACCAAAATTGCAACGCTCGATCTCGGCGGGTATCCAGCTTATGTGTATTACACCGGGTGGTGCCATCGAATCTTTATCGATGAACGTGTCGAGCATCCCAACATCCAGTTTCTGGCGGCAGGCGGGGAACTACCCGCAGTTTTGGAAGTGGAAACCCTGGCCGACCGGCTGGAAAAATTCAACCAGGGTAGAGAAGAATTTAAAGCACCGCCCTGCCCGGAATGCGGTGCCGAGGTTGAGGTAGAGCCCTTCGAAATCCAGGATCAGCACAAATGCACCAAATGCGATTGGTATGTGTTCATCAGAAAACCAGAGGAGCTGCCGTAATGCCATCCCAAGCCATGCTGGCCAAAATCCATATAGCCAAAAAGGAATTGAATCTCGATGACACCGAATACCGCGAGTTGCTCTTTGGCGAAACCGAGAAAACCTCTGCAAAAGATTTGACGGATGCCGAAGCCTCAAAAGTGATCCAGGCATTCGAAAGTCTGGGTTGGGTTGGTTCGGCTCCCCCTTCTCCGAAGGGGGCGGGGGGGGCTTCTTCCTCCAGCGGTTTAAAAAACCGCTTCTCCAATCTCGATGGCCGACCAGGCATGGCCACCGCCAAACAACTGAGAATGATCGAGGCGATATGGATGAAGCACCCTGGAATACAAATCAAAACAGGAGAGGCGTTACGCAGATTTTTAAAGAACAAATTCAATCTCGACGGGCTCCGTTTTATCGAACGCGACCAGGTCGGGAAGATCAAAACAGCAATCGAATCGATAAGGAGATACCAATGAATCAAATTGAATTTGCTGAATTAACAAAAGAAGAAACTGTTTTAATGGAAAAAATTTTAAAGAGGGCAGAACCACTTTTCGAAAATAAAATAAACCCTGAAGAAATAACCACCCACATCGGAATGAATTTAAGGGCAGTTCATGCAGTATGCCCTCTCGATTTTAGGAAGCTTCACGGGTTCAATGATTTTAGTTTTGCACACGACATCATCATGATTGACATGAAGCTAAATAAGGAAACGGGAGAGCTTGAGGAATTCTTTCTCCCACGTTGCGCAAAACCACAATCCAACTAACGCCGTGAGGCGGGGAATACCAACTCCCCCAGGGAACCGTGCAAACCAAACCAACACTCCGCCTCACGGCATTTGAATAAGAGAAACCATGAATCAAGACAAATGCCTCAACCCGGATTGTGAATATCCGGTCTTAAACCCCTACATTCCATTTTGCTCCACTTGTTATTTTTTAACAGAGGATGGGGAAATAAAAAAATTACTGAACCGCATGGCGACCTACAGACGGCTCTACGGTACGTGGCCGAAAGATTTTGATGAGCGCGTTCAAAAATCAATCGATTCTATCAATCAAACGTTGGGAAAAAATTAATATGAAACTGGCCAAATTAGGCAATGCAGTAATTGATGCAAGCCGAATTGAATCTGCTTTTATTTGTGATCAGACAAAACCACCATACACCCAGGTTCGTGTGGTGATGCATTCCCGAGCAGAACATTTTTTCCCGGTTAAGGATGACAGCGAAGCCTGGGAATTGATTGAAGAATTAATGGATGTAAAAGAAGACGAAAGAGAGGAACTCAATGAAATGGTTTGAAAAGTTAGTGTCAGGCCGCAGGCCGGATTTGATCGTAGAAATTGAGGGGAAGGTATACATGAAGCGCTGGTGGGTAATTCCTCGCAACCGATTCCTCAATATCTTCCTGCATAAATTCGTGCATTCAGATGAACCAGTACTGCACGATCACCCGTGGCCCTCAATTTCCTATTACCTCAAAGGCCGCCTGGCTGAAACCTTTCCGGATGGTGGCCGCCTGTGCC contains:
- a CDS encoding helix-turn-helix transcriptional regulator; the protein is MTFKECWLRVTSATPIAKYNQLAEALGIHPSSVHGAKKRDMFPAKWAFVIGEKYGISPEWIITGKDPQNAIEEGVENYKLGESSEFIRVPRYDVSVSAGHGSVIHSEQIVDYLSFKRDWVASRELNPKSLVLVKVDGDSMTPTLLDGDLILVNRGVQEYRSDGLYVLNFDGNLQVKRIQKMPTGDLIIQGDNPAYKAFTAVGDQVELLTIIGRVVWFARDI
- a CDS encoding transposase; this translates as MNAYLTAVQLSSLLGIAKRTLLARSIEGSWPYELRDGNGGRTRYYKLTDLPISVQLQIKKAQSSGCDDPDAPGESLPAVAATKEPSQLELLHAAAGEALLPEWAEKKARARFDLLHQFHEHRDRAKPKGVKKKEADPQFIAMYKAGAWPQLKEELGEVSLKTIFAWMKILKDAGNDYRALAPKHGQHLKKKSLLTPEEEKELFLQLEHENRVPVSEAIRTTKAILLSKGIESPSSPATMRRAVNRYKQYAFDMWVHLREGEKAFIDKVLPYIVRDDSKLEVGDVLVGDGHYCNFFVTHPFTGKQVRPLLILFYDWRSRSMAGWAFSVTENTQVISAALRNSIIGLGKIPKVVYIDNGKAFRSKFFTDEVCPDFHQSGLGGLYQRLGIKCVFAQPYNARAKVVERFFRDFEKFERYIPTFCGSSIKDKPASLMRNEHLMKKLNKRAPLEISQVNRALQSWWSFEANRPHPTIKNATKAEVFEAGRGNGVDLNQLHFLMMDAQVKNLGRNGIRMLNGDYWNEALFGLRCKVTVRYDFNDISKIYVWDEEGEYLGIAERQKAMHPMAAHLGTAKDVAELKHKTKQIKSIKKQTQDLIKKAHDLTGRTANDMPWNNIIEIAPSTVNAVEKFEKQIEGEKIAAQIPQITSDEIDLLPEPAPEPEPENVRPLFETEVEHFCWLLEREEMNADDREFFEEYKKTEMGKTILQGQPERAKGGANV
- a CDS encoding AAA family ATPase; translated protein: MNQEMVNTKNVQDFYKGLEILKKGTAGRKGMMLVSGKPGTGKTFACQRHAVDSGAAYVRCRYVDTPRNLLHSIVAELGEEPRGFTGKLFTQAKEHLLEKPRLLILDEVDYLVANKGMIEIVRDLNDESNAPIIITGMEHIGKKLQRFPHLYDRIRAEVVFQLFEPKEIKTIASKICTATLDDSAIHYIHEKSGGKLRLTMDLFDLAERLAKQNRLKEITQEHLKSSFEKKRVRS
- a CDS encoding winged helix-turn-helix domain-containing protein — its product is MKFNQVIQVLIDKKTPRITLAELAEKTGFTEKYCKRVLKEVMNAGLARFDNRAEKEFYVIGSRQKLKGLLKTLQRPNKNRDKIWHAIRILKPVFNRKSLSEISSVNPHTVDDYLKVLAHHKIIVKVDRGRHGTNWQLIKDLGPQRPVLSEKPKKKEGVK
- a CDS encoding regulatory protein GemA, yielding MPSQAMLAKIHIAKKELNLDDTEYRELLFGETEKTSAKDLTDAEASKVIQAFESLGWVGSAPPSPKGAGGASSSSGLKNRFSNLDGRPGMATAKQLRMIEAIWMKHPGIQIKTGEALRRFLKNKFNLDGLRFIERDQVGKIKTAIESIRRYQ